In Aegilops tauschii subsp. strangulata cultivar AL8/78 chromosome 3, Aet v6.0, whole genome shotgun sequence, one genomic interval encodes:
- the LOC109739993 gene encoding peroxidase P7, translating into MGMLLARVAVAVVVLAAAAAVVAVDGQMSPAFYDATCPALQSVVRRGMAQAVQKEARMGASILRLFFHDCFVNGCDASVLLDDTANFTGEKNAGPNANSLRGYEVIDAIKAQVEASCKATVSCADIVALAARDAVSLLGGPSWTVQLGRRDGRSASQNAANTNLPPPDARLADLLTRFSDKGLDARALTALSGAHTVGWARCTTFRTHIYNDTGNAAVDAAFATQVRAKACPSAGGDGNLTPLELRAPAAFDNGYFQDLVARRVLLRSDQELYGSGVGNGSTDALVRAYAANATLFAVDFAAAMVRMGNLALTGKNGEVRLNCRRVN; encoded by the exons ATGGGGATGCTCCTGGCGcgcgtcgccgtcgccgtggttgttctcgcggcggcggcggccgttgTGGCCGTCGACGGCCAGATGTCGCCGGCGTTCTACGACGCCACGTGCCCGGCGCTGCAGTCCGTCGTGCGCCGCGGCATGGCGCAGGCCGTGCAGAAGGAGGCGCGCATGGGCGCGTCCATCCTCCGCCTCTTCTTCCACGACTGCTTCGTCAAT GGGTGCGACGCCTCCGTCTTGCTGGACGACACGGCCAACTTCACGGGGGAGAAGAACGCGGGGCCCAACGCCAACTCGTTGCGCGGATACGAGGTCATCGATGCCATCAAGGCGCAGGTCGAGGCTTCCTGCAAGGCCACCGTCTCCTGCGCCGACATCGTcgcgctcgccgcccgcgacgCCGTCAGCCTG CTCGGCGGGCCGAGCTGGACGGTGCAGCTGGGCCGGCGAGACGGGCGCTCGGCGAGCCAGAACGCGGCGAACACCAACCTACCGCCGCCGGACGCGAGGCTCGCCGACCTCCTCACCAGGTTCAGCGACAAGGGCCTGGACGCGCGCGCCCTCACCGCGCTGTCCGGGGCGCACACTGTGGGCTGGGCACGCTGCACCACCTTCCGCACGCACATCTACAACGACACCGGCAACGCGGCCGTGGACGCCGCCTTCGCCACGCAGGTACGCGCCAAGGCCTGCCCTTCCGCCGGCGGCGACGGGAACCTCACGCCGCTCGAGCTGCGCGCCCCCGCCGCATTCGACAACGGCTACTTCCAGGACCTCGTCGCCCGCCGCGTGCTCCTGCGCTCCGACCAGGAGCTCTACGGGAGCGGCGTCGGCAACGGCAGCACCGACGCGCTCGTGCGAGCCTACGCAGCCAACGCCACGCTCTTCGCGGTAGACTTCGCCGCCGCCATGGTGAGGATGGGCAACCTGGCGCTCACCGGGAAGAACGGCGAGGTCCGGCTAAACTGCCGGAGAGTGAACTGA